One genomic window of Tenacibaculum tangerinum includes the following:
- the rplU gene encoding 50S ribosomal protein L21, with the protein MYAIVEIAGQQFKVAKDQKVYVHRLQEAEGSEVTFDNVMLIEDEGNVTIGAPAIEGAGVTAKILGHLKGDKVIVFKKKRRKGYKKKNGHRQYLTEIQIEGITTSGAKKAKESTKKEAPKAEKVEVKEESKDLSSMTVAELKALAKERGITGYTSLKKAELIEALSK; encoded by the coding sequence ATGTACGCAATCGTAGAGATAGCAGGGCAGCAATTTAAAGTAGCAAAAGACCAAAAAGTATACGTACACCGTTTACAAGAGGCAGAAGGATCAGAAGTAACTTTTGATAATGTAATGCTAATTGAAGATGAGGGTAATGTAACTATTGGCGCCCCAGCTATAGAAGGTGCAGGAGTAACTGCAAAGATTTTAGGTCACTTAAAAGGTGATAAAGTAATCGTTTTCAAGAAAAAGAGAAGAAAAGGTTACAAAAAGAAAAATGGACACAGACAGTATTTAACTGAAATCCAAATCGAAGGAATTACAACTTCAGGTGCTAAAAAGGCAAAAGAATCAACTAAAAAAGAAGCTCCTAAAGCTGAAAAAGTTGAGGTAAAAGAAGAGTCGAAGGATTTAAGTTCAATGACTGTAGCTGAATTAAAAGCATTGGCTAAAGAAAGAGGTATCACAGGATACACTTCTTTAAAGAAAGCAGAATTAATTGAAGCATTAAGTAAATAA
- a CDS encoding LytR/AlgR family response regulator transcription factor: MLKAVIVDDEPKAIQGLSWELSTFSDDIEIIETFTEAEKAIKYINENIIDCLFLDIEMPTMDGFQLLEKLQHKDFAIIITTAYNEYAIKALKNQAIDYLLKPIDSDDLKETIQRVKEYHNKDNTEKVEKILSSFNKKFNRRKITISTDGKLVFLSQEEILFVESDGNYSTIVTTGSNKKIVVTKKLKEIDSLLPDDHFFRIHNSFIINLNKIKEFLKSDGYVVLENNHKIPVSRQRKSDFLEKL; the protein is encoded by the coding sequence ATGTTAAAAGCAGTTATCGTTGACGATGAACCGAAAGCAATACAAGGACTTTCTTGGGAACTTTCAACTTTTAGTGATGATATAGAAATCATAGAAACCTTTACCGAGGCAGAAAAGGCGATTAAATATATTAACGAAAACATCATTGATTGTCTTTTTTTAGACATAGAAATGCCAACGATGGATGGTTTTCAGTTATTAGAAAAATTACAGCATAAAGATTTTGCTATAATCATTACAACTGCATACAATGAATATGCAATTAAGGCACTTAAAAATCAAGCAATAGATTATCTTTTAAAGCCTATTGATTCAGATGATTTAAAAGAAACCATACAAAGGGTTAAAGAATATCATAACAAAGACAATACAGAGAAGGTAGAAAAAATCTTGTCGAGCTTTAATAAAAAATTTAATAGACGAAAAATTACAATTAGTACCGACGGAAAATTAGTTTTCTTGTCTCAAGAAGAGATTTTATTTGTCGAGTCAGATGGTAACTATTCAACAATAGTTACCACAGGTTCTAATAAAAAAATAGTAGTAACTAAAAAATTAAAGGAAATTGATTCTTTACTTCCTGACGACCATTTTTTTAGAATACACAATTCCTTCATTATTAATTTAAATAAAATTAAAGAATTTTTAAAGTCTGATGGCTACGTGGTGCTAGAAAACAACCATAAAATTCCAGTATCGAGACAAAGAAAATCAGATTTTTTAGAAAAACTTTAA
- the rpmA gene encoding 50S ribosomal protein L27: protein MAHKKGVGSSKNGRESESKRLGVKIFGGQAAIAGNIIVRQRGTQHNPGENVYMGKDHTLHAKVDGVVKFQKKRDNKSYVSVTPFEA from the coding sequence ATGGCTCATAAGAAAGGTGTCGGTAGTTCGAAAAACGGTCGTGAATCGGAATCGAAACGATTAGGAGTAAAGATTTTTGGAGGACAAGCTGCTATTGCAGGTAACATTATTGTTCGTCAAAGAGGAACGCAACACAACCCAGGTGAAAATGTTTATATGGGTAAAGATCATACTTTACATGCGAAAGTAGATGGTGTTGTAAAATTCCAAAAGAAAAGAGATAACAAATCATACGTTTCTGTAACTCCATTTGAGGCTTAA
- the dinB gene encoding DNA polymerase IV: MQLQPPFRKIIHVDMDAFYASVEQLDNPELRGKPVAVGGSEVRGVVSAASYEARKFGVRSAMSGVLAKQKCPHIIFVPPRFDRYKEISAKIRKIFYEYTDLVEPLSLDEAYLDVTENKKANPSASMIAQEIRQRIWEELELRASAGISINKFIAKVASDINKPNGQKTINPEEVLEFLEQLPVNKFYGVGKVTAAKMHNLGIFTGLDLKQKSLEELSKLFGKSGVHYYHIVRGIHNSSVKPNRIRKSIAAETTFRENLSSEVFMLERLDKIADELERRMKKSNTKGKTVTLKIKYSDFTQQTRSKTTNRYLQLKKDFYPIVKELLYQDTLNNSVRLLGISFSNLNTERKAPVWVQLRFDF, encoded by the coding sequence ATGCAGTTACAGCCTCCTTTTCGTAAAATTATTCATGTTGATATGGATGCTTTTTATGCGTCGGTTGAGCAGTTGGATAATCCAGAGTTACGAGGAAAACCCGTTGCTGTAGGTGGTAGTGAGGTACGAGGAGTTGTTTCTGCTGCTAGTTACGAAGCTAGAAAATTTGGAGTGCGTTCTGCCATGAGTGGTGTGCTGGCAAAACAAAAATGCCCGCATATTATATTTGTTCCGCCAAGATTTGACCGTTACAAGGAAATTTCTGCTAAAATTAGAAAGATTTTTTATGAATATACAGATTTGGTAGAACCTTTATCGTTGGATGAAGCATATTTGGATGTTACTGAAAACAAAAAAGCAAATCCATCAGCTAGTATGATTGCTCAAGAGATTCGCCAGCGAATATGGGAGGAGTTAGAGTTACGCGCTTCGGCAGGAATATCTATTAATAAATTTATTGCTAAAGTTGCTTCTGATATTAACAAACCAAACGGACAGAAAACAATTAACCCAGAAGAAGTTCTTGAGTTTTTAGAACAACTCCCTGTAAATAAGTTTTATGGAGTAGGTAAGGTAACCGCTGCTAAAATGCATAATCTAGGTATTTTTACTGGATTAGATTTAAAGCAAAAATCATTAGAAGAGCTTTCTAAATTATTTGGAAAGTCTGGGGTGCATTATTACCATATTGTTCGAGGTATTCATAATTCTTCAGTAAAACCAAATCGTATTCGAAAATCGATTGCTGCCGAAACTACCTTTAGAGAAAATTTATCTTCTGAGGTTTTTATGTTAGAGCGACTTGATAAAATTGCTGATGAATTAGAGCGTCGCATGAAAAAATCGAACACCAAAGGAAAAACAGTAACCTTAAAAATTAAATACAGCGATTTTACGCAACAAACTCGTAGTAAAACTACCAACCGCTATCTTCAACTAAAAAAAGACTTTTATCCTATCGTAAAAGAGTTATTGTACCAAGATACTCTTAATAATTCTGTTCGCTTATTAGGAATTTCATTTAGTAATTTGAATACCGAAAGAAAAGCGCCTGTTTGGGTACAGTTGCGATTTGATTTTTAA
- a CDS encoding tetratricopeptide repeat protein, giving the protein MKQLVVITIFFYAVFSCYAQEDKTSINSLIYEAKKKKIENYYELCRFFKFGKLEKEEINLFLEESKKNKFEPAQIYAYNLLGRHYRNNSLFDKSIDNYLKALELSRKIKDINAEIVTLNQIGVVYRRQDKIRSALNYHQMALELADKIKFPDIDTKISISISNNSIGNIYLALKQYQLALEKFKKSILIQKKTGDKRGLAINYQNMGLAFQNLGDIDAALEHYKKSLQYNIETNSSIGKVICHNSIANVLLLQGKYHKAYNYISEVLPLSEKIGDQYYTSDVYITFGNVQLKLDSLDKAKKYLEKGLEVATKHKIPSEVNQSNLYLSQLYEKKRITRKRITFIRKLLKENVKRLITKTYLM; this is encoded by the coding sequence ATGAAACAACTTGTAGTAATAACTATTTTCTTTTATGCAGTATTTTCTTGTTATGCACAAGAAGATAAGACAAGTATAAATAGTTTGATTTATGAAGCAAAAAAGAAGAAAATAGAAAATTATTATGAGCTGTGTCGTTTTTTTAAATTCGGAAAATTAGAGAAAGAAGAAATAAATCTTTTTTTAGAAGAAAGTAAAAAAAACAAATTCGAACCTGCGCAAATTTATGCTTATAACTTATTAGGTAGGCATTACAGAAACAACTCTTTATTTGATAAATCTATTGATAATTATTTAAAGGCTCTAGAACTGTCAAGAAAAATCAAAGATATTAACGCAGAAATAGTTACCCTAAACCAAATAGGAGTTGTATATCGAAGACAAGACAAAATTAGAAGTGCTTTGAACTACCATCAAATGGCACTAGAATTAGCCGATAAAATTAAGTTTCCTGACATTGATACTAAAATAAGCATAAGTATATCAAACAATAGCATTGGTAATATTTACTTGGCTCTTAAGCAATATCAGCTAGCATTAGAAAAGTTTAAAAAATCAATTCTAATACAAAAAAAAACAGGCGATAAAAGAGGCTTAGCCATTAACTATCAAAACATGGGCTTAGCCTTTCAAAACTTGGGAGATATTGATGCTGCGCTAGAGCATTACAAAAAATCTTTACAATATAACATAGAGACTAATTCAAGTATAGGAAAAGTTATTTGCCATAACAGTATTGCTAATGTATTGTTGTTACAAGGTAAGTATCATAAAGCTTACAACTATATAAGTGAAGTACTGCCCCTTTCAGAAAAAATAGGAGATCAGTATTACACTTCCGATGTATATATTACGTTTGGTAATGTACAATTGAAATTAGATAGCTTAGATAAAGCAAAAAAATATTTAGAAAAAGGCTTAGAGGTAGCTACAAAACATAAAATTCCATCAGAAGTTAACCAATCTAACTTGTATTTGTCTCAGCTGTACGAGAAAAAAAGGATTACGAGAAAGCGTATAACTTTTATAAGAAAGCTATTGAAGGAGAACGTAAAACGTTTAATAACAAAAACATATCTTATGTAA
- a CDS encoding sensor histidine kinase, which translates to MVSIALLGVLLYSIYRQRLLNNEKKILLLEQEALRIQMNPHFVFNALNSIKLYIINNEQRNAVYYLNKFSKLIRSILESSTVKEVTLSEELKTMNLYMSIENIRLSNEVNYVEEVDPSINVERIKVPPLILQPFLENSIWHGLSSKKGEKEVLVKVTKIADEFIQIDIVDNGIGRDAAMKIRKNKSLNRKSIGINLTKERLRNFANQYANNYSLIYTDIIDEEGNPKGTKVSLKIPIL; encoded by the coding sequence TTGGTTTCTATAGCGTTATTAGGGGTATTACTGTATTCTATTTACAGGCAACGTTTGTTGAATAATGAAAAGAAAATATTATTGTTAGAACAAGAAGCATTACGAATTCAAATGAATCCGCACTTTGTATTTAATGCTTTAAACTCTATTAAACTTTATATTATTAACAATGAGCAGAGAAATGCAGTATATTATTTAAACAAGTTCTCTAAATTAATTCGGAGTATTTTAGAATCGTCAACAGTAAAAGAGGTAACTTTAAGTGAAGAGTTAAAAACCATGAATCTTTACATGAGCATTGAAAATATTCGATTATCGAATGAGGTTAATTATGTAGAAGAAGTAGACCCTAGTATTAATGTAGAAAGAATAAAGGTACCGCCTCTAATCTTACAACCTTTTTTAGAAAATTCTATTTGGCACGGACTTTCATCAAAAAAAGGAGAAAAAGAAGTTTTAGTAAAAGTCACAAAAATAGCAGATGAATTTATACAAATTGATATTGTTGATAATGGAATTGGTAGAGATGCTGCTATGAAAATTAGAAAAAACAAATCACTGAACCGTAAGTCTATAGGTATAAATTTAACGAAAGAAAGATTACGAAACTTTGCCAATCAGTATGCAAATAATTATTCATTAATTTACACAGATATAATTGACGAAGAAGGAAACCCGAAAGGAACCAAAGTGTCGTTGAAAATCCCGATACTTTAA